One window of Pirellulales bacterium genomic DNA carries:
- the kdpB gene encoding potassium-transporting ATPase subunit KdpB: MSKTHEARPLFDPPIVRRALLESVKKLDPRRQLRNPVMFTVLVGSVLTTALWLQALLGEGEAPAGFIFAISMWLWFTVLFANFAEAMAEGRGKAQADALRRARRDVMAKKLREPQREARRDVVSATTLRKGDVILVEAGDPVPADGEVLEGIASVDESAITGESAPVIRESGGDRSSVTGGTRVLSDWLIVRVGANPGETFLDRMIALVEGARRQKTPNEIALDILLAALTIVFLLACVTLLPFSLYSVKAAGQGVPITVTVLVALLVCLIPTTIGGLLSAIGIAGMDRMIQANVIATSGRAVEAAGDVDVLLLDKTGTITLGNRQAVEFTPAEGVDLSTLADAAQLASLADETPEGRSIVVLAKEKYGLRGRELEKNQAEFIPFSAQTRISGVNLDGRQLRKGAADAIDSYVAQRGGAVPQSLRNRVDAIAKQGGTPLVVAENNRALGVVYLKDIVKGGIKDRFAQLRQMGIKTVMITGDNPLTAAAIAAEAGVDDFLAQATPEAKLKLIREYQAGGRLVAMTGDGTNDSPALAQADVAVAMNSGTQAAKEAGNMVDLDSNPTKLLEIVEIGKQLLMTRGSLTTFSIANDVAKYFAIIPAAFMGTYPVLGKLNVMGLATPDSAILSAVIFNALIIVALIPLALKGVRHRPVDASKLLRANLLVYGLGGLIVPFIGIKAIDMLLVVTGLAQYST, from the coding sequence ATGTCCAAAACGCACGAGGCCCGCCCGCTGTTTGATCCGCCGATTGTGCGGCGTGCCTTGCTGGAGTCCGTTAAGAAGCTCGACCCACGGCGGCAGTTGCGCAATCCGGTGATGTTCACGGTGCTGGTGGGGAGCGTGCTGACGACGGCGCTGTGGTTGCAGGCGTTGCTGGGAGAAGGGGAAGCCCCGGCCGGGTTCATCTTTGCCATCTCGATGTGGCTGTGGTTTACGGTGTTGTTCGCGAACTTCGCCGAAGCCATGGCCGAAGGGCGCGGCAAGGCCCAGGCCGACGCGTTGCGTCGCGCCCGGCGCGACGTGATGGCCAAGAAGCTGCGCGAGCCGCAGCGCGAGGCGCGCCGCGACGTGGTCTCGGCCACGACATTGCGCAAGGGGGATGTGATTCTGGTCGAAGCGGGCGACCCCGTCCCTGCTGACGGCGAAGTGCTGGAGGGGATCGCCTCGGTGGACGAAAGCGCCATCACCGGCGAAAGCGCTCCGGTCATCCGCGAAAGTGGCGGCGACCGTAGCAGCGTCACCGGCGGTACGCGCGTGTTGTCCGACTGGCTGATCGTGCGCGTGGGGGCGAATCCCGGCGAGACATTTCTCGATCGCATGATCGCGCTGGTGGAAGGGGCACGGCGGCAGAAAACTCCTAACGAGATCGCACTCGATATCCTGCTCGCGGCATTGACGATCGTCTTCTTGCTGGCTTGCGTTACGCTGTTGCCGTTTTCGTTGTACAGCGTGAAGGCGGCAGGGCAGGGCGTTCCGATCACGGTCACGGTGCTCGTGGCGCTGTTGGTGTGCTTGATTCCGACGACGATCGGCGGGCTGCTATCGGCGATCGGCATCGCGGGCATGGACCGCATGATTCAGGCCAATGTCATCGCCACTTCGGGGCGTGCCGTCGAAGCGGCAGGCGACGTCGACGTTTTGCTGTTGGACAAGACGGGCACGATCACGCTGGGCAATCGTCAGGCGGTCGAGTTCACGCCGGCCGAAGGGGTCGATCTGTCGACACTTGCGGACGCGGCGCAGCTGGCGTCGTTGGCGGACGAAACGCCTGAAGGGCGCAGCATCGTTGTGCTGGCGAAAGAGAAATACGGACTGCGCGGCCGGGAGTTGGAAAAGAACCAGGCCGAGTTCATTCCCTTTTCGGCCCAAACGCGTATTAGTGGCGTCAATCTCGACGGTCGACAGTTGCGCAAAGGTGCGGCCGACGCGATCGATTCGTATGTCGCGCAGCGTGGCGGCGCGGTGCCGCAGTCGCTGCGCAACCGCGTCGATGCGATCGCCAAGCAGGGAGGCACGCCGCTGGTCGTGGCTGAAAACAACCGAGCGCTCGGCGTCGTTTACTTAAAAGACATCGTAAAAGGGGGCATCAAGGATCGCTTCGCGCAGCTACGGCAAATGGGCATTAAGACCGTGATGATCACGGGGGACAACCCGCTGACGGCAGCGGCGATCGCGGCCGAGGCGGGGGTGGACGATTTTCTGGCGCAGGCCACGCCCGAGGCGAAGCTGAAGCTAATTCGCGAATATCAGGCCGGCGGACGGCTGGTGGCAATGACCGGCGACGGGACGAACGACTCGCCGGCGCTGGCGCAGGCGGACGTCGCGGTGGCGATGAACTCGGGAACCCAGGCGGCGAAGGAAGCCGGCAACATGGTGGATCTCGACTCGAATCCTACGAAGCTGCTCGAGATTGTCGAAATCGGCAAGCAACTGCTGATGACGCGCGGGTCGCTGACGACGTTCAGCATCGCCAACGATGTGGCGAAGTACTTTGCGATCATCCCGGCCGCGTTCATGGGAACGTATCCGGTGCTCGGCAAGCTGAACGTGATGGGTTTGGCGACGCCCGATAGCGCTATTCTGTCGGCCGTGATTTTCAACGCGCTGATCATCGTGGCGCTGATTCCACTGGCGCTAAAGGGAGTGCGGCACCGGCCGGTCGATGCTTCGAAGCTGCTGCGCGCTAATTTACTCGTTTATGGACTGGGGGGCTTGATCGTTCCGTTTATTGGCATCAAGGCGATCGACATGTTGTTGGTCGTGACGGGCTTGGCTCAGTATTCCACGTAG
- the kdpC gene encoding potassium-transporting ATPase subunit KdpC — translation MLKQLRAAIVIFVALSLVTGVAYPLVVTGLGQALFPRQAQGSLVEADGVVLGSELIGQQFDEPRYFWGRISATGPVAYNAAASSGSNLGPTNPALVDAVKARIEALRAADPEAGEKVPVDLVTSSGSGLDPHISPAAAEYQIARVAKARQIAPDEVRGIVKKHTAGRTFGLLGEPRVNVLLVNLELDKLPGQPGKQSPDNAGH, via the coding sequence ATGTTGAAACAACTTCGTGCCGCGATTGTGATTTTTGTGGCGCTGTCACTGGTGACGGGCGTTGCTTACCCTCTGGTTGTGACTGGGCTCGGACAGGCGCTGTTTCCAAGGCAAGCGCAGGGAAGCCTTGTCGAAGCGGACGGTGTCGTGCTCGGATCGGAATTGATCGGCCAGCAATTCGACGAACCGCGATACTTCTGGGGGCGCATTTCCGCCACGGGGCCGGTGGCGTACAACGCCGCGGCGTCGAGCGGATCGAACCTGGGGCCGACGAACCCGGCGCTTGTCGACGCGGTGAAGGCGCGCATCGAGGCGCTGCGTGCCGCGGACCCCGAGGCCGGTGAAAAAGTGCCGGTCGACCTGGTGACGTCCTCGGGAAGTGGTCTCGATCCGCACATCAGTCCCGCGGCGGCCGAGTATCAAATAGCACGAGTGGCCAAGGCGCGTCAGATCGCGCCGGATGAAGTGCGCGGCATCGTCAAAAAGCACACCGCGGGGCGCACTTTCGGCCTGCTGGGGGAGCCTCGCGTGAATGTTTTGCTCGTGAACCTCGAACTCGACAAGCTGCCCGGCCAGCCGGGCAAGCAATCGCCAGACAATGCTGGGCATTAA
- the kdpF gene encoding K(+)-transporting ATPase subunit F has protein sequence MNPLYIIGAVISALLMIYLTVALLKPEWFA, from the coding sequence ATGAATCCGCTGTACATAATCGGCGCGGTCATCTCGGCGCTGTTGATGATTTACCTGACAGTAGCGCTGTTGAAGCCGGAGTGGTTCGCATGA
- a CDS encoding C-terminal binding protein: MPKVAVTDYSFPTLEVEEQILAPLGVEIASWKEKRPAAELPQLVRDADYIITQFAPLTADVIATLERAKVIVRYGIGVDNVDLEAARAKNIPVCNIPDYCIDEVADQTLAFILAATRSVTANSNAVHGGTWGLPVPLEQMRTLRDLHVGVVGFGRIGREVVKRLLAFKCRVLVYDPMVPAEQIASAGCEARSLEELLSQSDVVTLHCPSTAKTRGLINADSIARMKPGVILVNVARGDLVDSAALTSALASGQISVAALDVFAPEPIPADHPILKMQNVILSAHIASASVKAVRTLRETAAQIVAKAIRGERLPNVVNGVG, translated from the coding sequence ATGCCCAAGGTCGCGGTCACGGATTATTCGTTTCCTACGCTGGAAGTTGAAGAACAGATACTGGCCCCGCTGGGGGTCGAAATCGCGAGCTGGAAGGAAAAACGTCCGGCCGCCGAGCTGCCGCAGTTGGTGCGTGACGCCGATTACATCATCACGCAATTCGCGCCGCTGACGGCGGACGTGATTGCCACGCTCGAGCGCGCGAAGGTGATCGTCCGTTACGGCATCGGGGTCGACAATGTCGATCTCGAGGCGGCGCGAGCCAAGAATATTCCCGTCTGCAATATCCCCGACTATTGCATCGACGAAGTGGCCGATCAGACGCTGGCATTTATTCTGGCCGCCACGCGCAGTGTGACCGCCAACTCCAACGCCGTGCATGGCGGAACGTGGGGCCTGCCGGTGCCGCTCGAACAGATGCGTACCCTGCGCGATTTGCATGTCGGCGTTGTCGGATTTGGTCGGATCGGACGCGAGGTGGTGAAGCGGCTGTTGGCCTTCAAGTGTCGGGTGCTGGTCTATGATCCGATGGTGCCGGCGGAACAGATTGCCAGCGCCGGTTGCGAAGCCCGATCGTTGGAAGAACTGCTGAGCCAGTCCGATGTCGTAACACTGCATTGCCCCTCGACCGCCAAGACGCGAGGGCTGATCAACGCGGATTCCATCGCGCGGATGAAGCCCGGAGTGATTCTGGTCAACGTGGCTCGCGGTGATTTGGTCGACTCGGCCGCGCTCACGAGCGCGCTGGCCAGTGGACAGATCTCGGTGGCGGCGCTCGATGTGTTTGCGCCTGAGCCGATTCCGGCCGATCATCCGATTTTGAAAATGCAAAACGTGATTCTTTCGGCCCACATCGCCTCGGCCAGCGTCAAGGCAGTGCGGACGCTGCGCGAGACGGCGGCCCAGATCGTGGCCAAGGCGATCCGTGGCGAACGATTGCCGAATGTGGTCAATGGCGTGGGATAA
- a CDS encoding response regulator — translation MTADGPKILIIEDEQEIRRFLRASLGAHGYRFVEAETGRQGLMLAASQQPDLVVLDLGLPDMDGIDVIPRIREWSKLPIIVLSARGQEREKVSALDAGADDYLTKPFGMDELLARIRVALRHTQRAGDGESPLFAVGELSVDLGSRQVTARGQQVHLTPTEFRLLSTLIHHAGKVITHRQLLNEVWGPDSLDETHSLRVYMAKLRDKIEEDSARPRYLLTEPGVGYRLIAE, via the coding sequence ATGACCGCCGACGGGCCGAAAATCTTGATCATCGAGGACGAGCAGGAGATACGCCGCTTCCTGCGCGCCTCGCTCGGCGCGCACGGCTATCGTTTTGTCGAAGCCGAGACGGGGCGGCAAGGACTGATGCTGGCCGCTAGTCAACAGCCTGACCTGGTGGTGCTCGACCTGGGGCTGCCCGACATGGATGGCATCGACGTGATTCCGCGCATCCGGGAATGGTCGAAGCTGCCGATCATTGTGCTGTCGGCACGCGGGCAGGAACGCGAAAAGGTCTCGGCACTCGACGCGGGGGCCGACGACTATCTCACCAAACCGTTCGGAATGGACGAGCTTCTGGCGCGCATCCGTGTGGCGCTGCGCCACACACAGCGCGCCGGGGACGGTGAGTCGCCCCTGTTCGCGGTCGGCGAGTTAAGCGTCGATCTTGGCAGCCGGCAGGTGACGGCGCGCGGCCAGCAGGTGCATCTGACTCCTACCGAGTTCCGCCTGCTATCGACACTCATCCACCATGCCGGCAAGGTCATCACGCACCGGCAATTGCTGAACGAGGTGTGGGGGCCGGACAGTTTGGACGAAACCCATTCGCTGCGGGTCTACATGGCCAAGCTGCGCGACAAGATCGAAGAAGACTCGGCCCGGCCGCGATATCTGCTGACCGAGCCGGGGGTGGGGTACCGGCTAATCGCCGAGTAG
- a CDS encoding sensor histidine kinase KdpD, whose product MAEVRPDPDALLARVQAEEAREKHGKLKIFFGAAPGVGKTYTMLEAGRKVAKEGVDVLVGYLEPHVRPETQALLMGLDVLGRRGIEYRGTKLQEFDLEAALAAHPTLILVDELAHTNAPGVTHTKRWQDIERLRQAGIDVYTTLNVQHLESLNDVVAQITGVIVRETVPDVIFDSADEVELVDLPPDDLIERLREGKVYLPDQANRAIESFFKKGNLIALRELALRRVAERVNAQMQDYRSLHAVARTWPTSERLMVSVSPSPHSARLVRATRRMATTLRAPWLAVYIETAQSARLAKEDADRVAQTLHLAEELGAETSTISGTHLVDELLDFARRRNVTKIVVGKPQRPRWQEWFSGSIVYELTRKCGDIDVYVISGDSEEPSAVRQRSTPAPFHPLAYLGALVTVAACTGAGWLMQDRFALSNLIMVYLLGVIVVAVQFGRGPSILASVLGVLAFDFFFVPPRLTFAVSDTQYLVTFGVMLVVGLVISTLTSHVKFQALSARQREQRTAALYAMSRGLVEATTTQALVDLAVKHITEVFDGEVFLLFPDPTRRGPVTIIPAPSSFSLGTLTDHDLGVAQWVFDNGERAGRGTDTLPSASSLFVPLQTRGAIVGILGFRPRVADRTSLFSSEQIRLLETFAGQVALAAERIRSAQDAQQAKLQAEAERLRSSLLSAVSHDLRTPLAAIAGASSTLVDDSALDTTTRHELAESIFEEAERLNRLVVNLLDMTRLDAGALQVRKEWQVVEEVVGVVLNRLARRLQNYKVVTHLAADLPLVPFDPLLIQQVLTNLLENAMKCTPAGNEIALSAQMVGHDVQFDVSDRGLGLVPGEEEHIFDKFYRSVRASSGTGVGLGLTICRGIVELHGGKIWARNRPDGGACFSFTLPRGETPPLVRADGPVAL is encoded by the coding sequence ATGGCCGAAGTTCGACCTGATCCCGATGCCTTGCTGGCTCGCGTGCAGGCCGAAGAGGCGCGCGAGAAACACGGCAAGCTGAAGATCTTCTTCGGCGCCGCGCCGGGCGTAGGCAAGACCTACACCATGCTCGAAGCGGGGCGCAAGGTTGCCAAGGAGGGAGTCGACGTCCTGGTCGGCTATCTCGAACCTCACGTTCGCCCCGAGACGCAGGCCTTGCTGATGGGGCTCGACGTGCTGGGGCGGCGGGGGATCGAATACCGCGGCACGAAGCTGCAGGAATTCGATCTCGAAGCGGCGCTTGCGGCCCATCCGACGTTGATTCTGGTCGACGAGCTAGCGCATACCAACGCGCCGGGCGTCACCCACACCAAGCGCTGGCAGGATATCGAGCGGTTGCGCCAGGCGGGGATCGACGTCTATACGACGCTCAACGTGCAGCACCTGGAAAGTCTGAACGACGTGGTCGCGCAGATCACAGGCGTCATCGTACGCGAGACGGTGCCGGACGTGATCTTCGATTCGGCCGACGAAGTCGAGCTGGTCGATCTGCCGCCGGACGACCTGATCGAACGGTTGCGCGAGGGGAAGGTCTATCTACCGGATCAGGCCAACCGCGCGATTGAGAGTTTCTTCAAGAAGGGGAACTTGATCGCCCTGCGCGAGCTGGCATTGCGGCGCGTGGCCGAACGCGTCAACGCGCAGATGCAGGACTATCGTTCGCTGCATGCCGTGGCCCGCACGTGGCCGACTTCCGAGCGACTGATGGTGTCGGTCAGTCCCAGCCCGCATTCGGCGCGACTGGTTCGCGCGACGCGGCGGATGGCGACGACGTTGCGCGCGCCGTGGCTGGCCGTGTACATCGAGACGGCGCAAAGCGCGCGGTTGGCCAAGGAGGATGCGGATCGCGTCGCGCAGACGTTGCACCTGGCCGAAGAGCTAGGGGCCGAGACGTCGACCATCAGCGGCACGCATCTGGTGGACGAGCTGCTCGATTTCGCCCGGCGGCGCAACGTCACGAAGATCGTCGTCGGCAAGCCGCAACGCCCACGCTGGCAGGAATGGTTCAGCGGGTCGATCGTCTACGAGCTGACGCGCAAATGCGGTGACATCGACGTTTATGTCATCAGCGGGGACTCCGAAGAGCCTTCGGCGGTGCGGCAACGTTCGACGCCGGCGCCTTTCCACCCGCTCGCCTATTTGGGAGCGCTGGTGACGGTCGCGGCCTGCACGGGGGCGGGCTGGTTGATGCAAGACCGGTTCGCCTTGTCGAACCTGATCATGGTTTATCTGCTGGGCGTGATTGTCGTGGCCGTGCAATTCGGGCGCGGGCCATCGATCCTGGCGTCGGTTTTGGGCGTGCTGGCGTTTGATTTCTTCTTCGTGCCGCCGCGGCTGACCTTTGCCGTCAGTGATACGCAATACCTAGTGACGTTCGGCGTGATGCTGGTCGTAGGACTGGTAATCAGCACGCTCACCTCGCATGTGAAATTTCAGGCGCTCTCGGCGCGGCAGCGCGAGCAGCGCACCGCGGCGCTGTACGCCATGAGCCGGGGATTGGTCGAGGCGACGACGACGCAAGCCCTGGTCGACCTGGCCGTGAAGCACATTACCGAGGTCTTCGACGGCGAAGTGTTCCTGCTTTTTCCTGATCCGACGCGGCGCGGGCCTGTGACGATCATTCCTGCTCCGTCGTCGTTTTCGTTGGGGACGCTCACCGACCACGACCTGGGGGTTGCGCAATGGGTGTTCGACAACGGCGAGCGCGCCGGCCGGGGGACCGACACGCTGCCGTCGGCGTCGTCGCTCTTCGTGCCGCTGCAGACGCGCGGGGCTATCGTCGGCATCCTGGGCTTTCGACCGCGCGTAGCGGATCGCACGTCTTTGTTTTCGTCCGAGCAGATTCGCCTGCTGGAAACTTTCGCCGGACAAGTCGCGCTGGCGGCTGAGCGGATTCGCTCGGCCCAGGACGCGCAGCAGGCCAAGCTGCAGGCCGAGGCTGAGCGGCTGCGCAGCTCGCTGCTGAGCGCCGTGTCGCATGATCTTCGCACGCCGCTGGCGGCGATCGCCGGGGCCAGCAGCACATTGGTCGACGATAGTGCGCTCGACACGACCACGCGGCATGAGTTGGCCGAGTCGATCTTCGAAGAGGCCGAACGGCTGAATCGGCTGGTCGTGAACTTGCTGGACATGACGCGTCTGGACGCGGGTGCCCTGCAAGTTCGCAAGGAATGGCAAGTGGTCGAGGAGGTGGTGGGCGTCGTGCTGAATCGCCTTGCGCGGCGGCTGCAGAATTATAAGGTCGTGACGCACCTGGCGGCGGACCTGCCGCTGGTGCCGTTCGATCCGCTATTGATCCAGCAGGTGCTGACGAACTTGCTGGAAAATGCGATGAAATGTACGCCGGCGGGCAACGAGATTGCACTTTCGGCACAGATGGTCGGCCACGACGTGCAATTCGACGTGTCCGATCGCGGGCTCGGACTGGTGCCCGGTGAGGAGGAACACATCTTCGACAAATTCTACCGCTCGGTGCGTGCCTCAAGTGGCACGGGAGTCGGTCTGGGACTGACGATCTGCCGAGGGATTGTCGAATTGCATGGGGGCAAAATCTGGGCGCGCAATCGGCCCGATGGCGGCGCCTGTTTTAGCTTTACGCTGCCGCGTGGCGAAACGCCGCCGCTGGTGCGCGCGGACGGCCCGGTAGCCCTGTGA
- the kdpA gene encoding potassium-transporting ATPase subunit KdpA translates to MSISTILQILIFLVVLVALAKPLGAFMARVFDGRPCGLDRVLGPLERLIYRLAGVRPTEEMNWKLYAGAMLLFNFLGFLVVYVLQRTQQWLPLNPQKFVNVTPDSSFNTAVSFATNTNWQGYGGESTMSDLTQMLGLSVQNFVSAAAGLAVLAALIRGFRRRSEPKPGEEKAGSHGEGLIGNFWVDLTRSTLYILLPLAVLLAVFLVSQGVVQSFAPFQAAQLAQHTKDATGQEVSEQLLPLGPAASQIAIKQLGANGGGFFNVNSAHPYENPTPLANFFELLAILVISGALCYTFGEMVADTRQGWALLAAMLLIFVPLVFLCAYVEEVGNPAFAALDVDQQPGALQAGGNMEGKETRFGIAQSTLWASATTAASNGSVNCMHDSLTPLGGFVPMWLMQLGEVIFGGVGSGLYGMLAFAIITVFVAGLMVGRTPEYLGKKIEAYEMKMASLVILFPPLVVLVGTAIAIVTPGGLVTPTGTPTIPNPGPHGFSEVLYAFSSAGNNNGSAFGGLSANVPFYNTALGIAMLIARYWLAVPILAIAGSLATKKVTPAGSGTLPTHGPLFVVLLASIVIVVGALTFIPALALGPIVEQLQMFAG, encoded by the coding sequence ATGAGTATCTCGACGATATTGCAGATCTTGATTTTCCTGGTGGTGCTGGTGGCGCTAGCCAAGCCGCTGGGTGCGTTCATGGCCCGAGTCTTCGACGGTCGCCCGTGCGGTTTGGACCGGGTGCTGGGACCGCTTGAGCGATTGATTTATCGCCTGGCGGGGGTGCGGCCTACCGAAGAAATGAACTGGAAGCTGTACGCCGGCGCCATGCTGCTGTTCAACTTCCTCGGCTTCCTGGTGGTGTACGTGCTGCAACGTACGCAGCAGTGGCTGCCGCTGAATCCGCAGAAGTTCGTAAACGTTACGCCTGATTCGTCGTTCAATACGGCCGTCAGCTTTGCCACGAACACCAACTGGCAGGGGTATGGCGGCGAGTCGACGATGAGCGATCTGACGCAGATGCTGGGCCTATCGGTGCAAAACTTCGTGTCGGCCGCGGCGGGGTTGGCCGTGCTGGCCGCCCTGATCCGTGGATTTCGCCGTCGGTCCGAGCCCAAGCCGGGCGAAGAGAAGGCGGGTTCGCACGGCGAAGGATTGATCGGCAACTTTTGGGTCGATCTGACTCGCAGCACACTATATATCTTGTTGCCGCTCGCGGTCCTTTTGGCGGTGTTCCTGGTTTCCCAGGGAGTGGTGCAGAGTTTTGCGCCGTTCCAGGCCGCGCAATTGGCGCAGCACACGAAGGACGCGACCGGGCAGGAGGTTAGCGAACAACTATTGCCGCTGGGGCCGGCCGCGTCGCAAATCGCGATCAAGCAATTGGGCGCCAACGGCGGCGGATTCTTTAACGTCAATTCGGCGCACCCGTACGAGAACCCGACGCCGCTGGCGAACTTCTTTGAGCTACTGGCGATTCTCGTGATCTCGGGCGCGCTGTGCTACACGTTCGGCGAGATGGTTGCCGACACCCGGCAAGGCTGGGCGCTATTGGCCGCGATGCTGCTGATCTTCGTGCCGCTCGTTTTCTTGTGCGCCTACGTCGAAGAGGTGGGCAATCCGGCGTTCGCGGCGCTCGACGTCGATCAACAGCCGGGCGCGCTGCAGGCCGGCGGCAACATGGAAGGCAAGGAGACGCGCTTTGGCATCGCGCAGTCGACCCTGTGGGCGAGCGCCACGACGGCGGCCTCGAACGGCAGCGTCAATTGCATGCACGATTCGCTGACACCTTTGGGCGGGTTTGTGCCGATGTGGTTGATGCAACTCGGCGAAGTCATTTTTGGCGGCGTCGGGAGCGGCCTGTACGGCATGCTGGCCTTTGCGATCATCACGGTGTTTGTGGCCGGATTGATGGTGGGGCGAACGCCGGAATACCTGGGCAAGAAAATCGAAGCCTATGAGATGAAGATGGCTTCGCTCGTGATCTTGTTTCCGCCGCTCGTGGTGTTGGTCGGTACCGCGATCGCTATCGTCACACCGGGCGGCCTGGTAACACCGACCGGCACGCCGACGATTCCTAATCCCGGACCGCACGGTTTCAGCGAGGTGCTGTATGCCTTCAGCTCGGCGGGCAACAACAACGGTAGCGCCTTCGGCGGACTGAGCGCCAACGTGCCGTTCTACAACACGGCGCTCGGGATCGCGATGCTGATCGCGCGCTATTGGTTGGCGGTGCCGATCCTGGCGATCGCCGGTTCGTTGGCGACGAAGAAAGTCACCCCGGCCGGCTCCGGAACGTTGCCCACGCATGGACCGCTCTTCGTGGTTCTGCTCGCGAGCATCGTGATCGTCGTGGGGGCTTTGACGTTCATTCCCGCATTGGCGCTGGGACCGATCGTCGAGCAATTGCAAATGTTCGCCGGCTGA
- a CDS encoding P-II family nitrogen regulator, translating into MYKLEAVIRSDRLESVKEKLVTLGFSDFNVSEVRTHDAHAATAICYRGANYAIPYRPQLRLELVVPDSALDVTIENIVKGAFTGEHGDGKVLVSSLCDAIDISAITPRTTTAAAARQFASSRIEPADLGVYSGR; encoded by the coding sequence ATGTATAAGTTGGAAGCCGTGATTCGTTCAGATCGATTAGAAAGCGTTAAAGAAAAGCTCGTCACCCTGGGCTTCTCGGACTTTAACGTTTCCGAGGTACGTACGCACGACGCGCACGCAGCCACGGCCATTTGTTACCGCGGCGCGAACTACGCAATACCTTACCGGCCGCAATTGCGCCTCGAGCTTGTTGTTCCCGACAGTGCTCTCGATGTGACGATCGAGAACATCGTCAAAGGTGCCTTCACGGGCGAACACGGCGACGGCAAAGTTCTCGTCTCGTCACTTTGCGACGCCATTGATATCTCGGCCATTACGCCCAGAACGACGACGGCGGCGGCGGCGCGCCAATTCGCGTCAAGCCGGATCGAACCGGCCGACCTCGGCGTCTATTCCGGACGTTAG